A genomic window from Fusarium oxysporum Fo47 chromosome VIII, complete sequence includes:
- a CDS encoding Sodium/hydrogen exchanger family-domain-containing protein: MASARLVGMGFQLLKRATDEESDPEEGDSAQKELFAAWALFISIMLLIIAFFTSYMLQMKKVTAIHETVISIFAGMVVGLVLMIASGDSIRNMISFDYQIFFNLLLPPIILSSGYELHQANFFRNIGTILTFAFAGTFLSAVVIGLILYIFTLLPGSLGMTFVDAISVGATLSATDPVTILAIFNTYKVDPKLYTIIFGESILNDAIAIVIFETAQKYKKGEAANLGIVSFFEGTGIFLLVFFCSMFIGFIVGVGTALLLKFTYLRRIPKIESCLIVLIAYATYFFSHGLHMSGIVSLLFCGITLKHYAYFNMSRRTQLTTKFIFQILSQLSENFIFIYLGLALFTDNNLSFQPPLIIVTILAVCAARWVAVFPLSKAINWFIRYRASRRGQEVGDELPYNYQAMLYWAGLRGAVGVALAALLTGDNAPALRATVLVVVVLTVIIFGGTTARMLEILGIRTGVVEEVDSDDEFDIETFGGGLQVKRSGTGIGYNPRRNGSVALGSLEAGQSASYVSGASSPHTGGRPVSKSRKNSIPERSDLLRHNDDSDIGSDIDVSDLPPPARRSPLPRASTAPPSRVDSAYATPTTETPGGQPITATNALRQLWSSEDPASVFHHLDEDFIKPRLLLQGDGSRGGHGGPS; the protein is encoded by the exons ATGGCTTCCGCAAGACTCGTTGGAATGGGCTTCCAGCTCCTTA AGCGAGCGACCGATGAAGAGAGCGATCCTGAGG AGGGTGACTCTGCTCAGAAGGAATTGTTCGCGGCATGGGCGCTCTTCATCTCGATTATGCTGCTCATTATTGCTTTCTTCACAAGCTATATGctgcagatgaagaaggtcaCTGCTATACATGAAACGGTTATATCCATCTTTGCTG GAATGGTTGTTGGGCTTGTCTTGATGATAGCTTCTGGCGACTCTATTCGCAACATGATCAGTTTCGACTACCaaatcttcttcaaccttcttctgCCACCTATTATTCTATCCTCGGGTTATGAGCTACATCAGGCCAACTTCTTCCGCAATATTGGTACcatcttgacctttgccTTTGCTGGAACCTTTCTGTCGGCTGTCGTCATTGGCTTGATCCTGTACATCTTTACACTCCTCCCCGGATCGCTGGGCATGACCTTTGTCGATGCGATTTCCGTGGGCGCAACTCTCTCCGCTACTGACCCTGTCACTATTCTCGCAATCTTCAACACCTACAAGGTTGACCCCAAGCTGTATACCATCATCTTTGGAGAGTCGATTCTCAATGATGCTATTGCCATTGTCATTTTCGAAACTGCGCAGAAGTacaagaagggcgaggctGCTAATCTTGGCATCGTCAGCTTCTTCGAAGGTACAGGAATCTTTTTgctcgtcttcttctgcagcaTGTTCATCGGCTTCATTGTTGGCGTGGGCACTGCTTTGCTGCTTAAGTTTACCTACCTTCGCCGTATTCCCAAGATTGAGAGTTGTTTGATTGTCTTGATCGCCTACGCCACttacttcttctctcacGGCCTTCATATGTCTG GTATTGTGTCGCTGCTTTTCTGCGGTATTACACTTAAGCACTATGCCTATTTCAACATGTCACGCCGAACTCAACTCACCACCAAGTTCATCTTTCAGATCTTATCGCAGTTGTCTGAGAACTTCATATTCATTTACCTGGGGCTGGCTTTGTTCACAGACAACAACCTTTCATTCCAGCCGCCTCTCATCATTGTCACTATTCTGGCTGTCTGTGCTGCCAGATGGGTCGCTGTATTCCCTTTGTCCAAGGCTATTAACTGGTTCATCCGATATCGCGCCAGCAGACGCGGTCAAGAGGTTGGCGATGAGCTGCCCTACAACTACCAGGCCATGCTCTACTGGGCTGGCCTCCGTGGAGCTGTCGGCGTGGCGCTTGCTGCTTTGCTCACTGGCGACAACGCGCCCGCACTTAGAGCTACTGTTCTGGTTGTTGTCGTGCTTACTGTCATCATTTTTGGTGGTACGACTGCTCGAATGCTTGAGATCCTGGGTATTCGGACTGgcgttgttgaagaagtcgacagcgacgatgagTTCGATATCGAGACCTTTGGCGGAGGCCTTCAGGTCAAGCGTTCAGGAACAGGGATCGGATATAATCCTCGCCGGAATGGCAGCGTCGCCCTTGGCAGTCTCGAAGCTGGCCAGTCTGCTAGTTATGTCTCAGGCGCCTCGTCTCCGCACACTGGTGGCCGCCCTGTTAGCAAGAGTCGAAAGAACTCTATCCCGGAGCGATCTGATCTCCTTCGCCATAACGATGATTCCGACATTGGTAGCGATATTGACGTCTCCGACCTGCCTCCGCCAGCCCGACGATCACCACTGCCACGGGCTAGCACCGCTCCTCCATCTCGAGTAGACAGTGCATATGCAACTCCCACGACAGAGACACCCGGTGGCCAACCTATAACAGCAACCAATGCCCTCCGACAGCTCTGGTCCTCGGAGGATCCTGCCAGTGTGTTCCACCATCTAGACGAGGACTTCATCAAGCCCAGGCTACTGCTTCAAGGTGATGGCTCTAGGGGCGGGCACGGTGGACCAAGCTGA
- a CDS encoding P-loop containing nucleoside triphosphate hydrolase protein produces MYHLAKGIYLYATSKEEYSVILLGLDNAGKTTFHEQVKSMFLPNRPDPKLKTVPTVGQNVSTIPLQDMYLKLWDVGGQHSLRKLWESYYASCHAIVFIIDSTDIGDGNIEHDENVGRLEECRLVLEDVLQHSETEGVPLLILANKQDREDCVETIRIKEGLVKKVMEGDKGSAVRDSRVLAMSALTGDGVREAIEWVRTRVQWNKESRPPVMR; encoded by the exons ATGTATCACCTCGCCAAAGGCATTTACCTCTATGCGACCAGCAAAGAAG AATACTCTGTAATTCTTCTGGGTCTTGACAATGCCGGCAAAACCACCTTTCACGAACAAGTCAAGTCCATGTTCCTACCAAATAGACCCGACCCGAAGCTCAAGACAGTACCCACCGTAGGCCAGAACGTTTCGACGATACCCCTACAAGACATGTACCTCAAGCTTTGGGACGTAGGCGGTCAGCACTCGCTCCGAAAGCTCTGGGAGAGTTACTATGCAAGCTGCCATGCTAtagtcttcatcatcgacagcaCAGATATTGGCGACGGAAACATTGAGCATGACGAGAACGTTGGCAGACTGGAGGAGTGTCGGCTAGTCCTCGAGGACGTCCTACAACACTCTGAAACTGAAGGGGTACCACTTCTAATTCTAGCAAACAAACAGGATCGCGAGGATTGCGTCGAGACAATACGCATCAAGGAGGGTCTAGTAAAGAAGGTTATGGAGGGAGACAAGGGCTCCGCTGTCCGCGACTCTCGTGTGCTGGCCATGAGTGCTCTTACTGGCGACGGGGTCCGAGAAGCTATCGAGTGGGTAAGGACAAGAGTACAATGGAACAAAGAGTCTCGACCGCCTGTGATGCGGTAG
- a CDS encoding ribosomal protein S5 domain 2-type protein: MPREAEPSLPERTFVTQALDEGLRLDGRKFDEFRPLELTFGDEYGVAEVKYGKTRVLAKASAEVTVPYSDRPFDGVFTITSELSPMVAPSYEVNRPSLEEVLLSRLLEKTIRRSGALDTESLCLIAGQKCWSIRVDLHVLTHDGNLTDAACLAVVAALRHFRKPDSSIEGENLTIYTPAEREPVPLSWLHSPFCVTFSFFGEDGSQVLVDTNWLEEQLRISHCTYSLNKHGEICQIAKLGGTSLDAPLFIQCAQGALNRSKELSDLVDSKLAEDAKRRDKGGLMAELTAENDR, translated from the exons ATGCCTCGTGAAGCTGAACCTTCTCTTCCTGAGAGGACTTTTGTCACCCAAGCTCTCGATGAAGGTTTGCGATTAGACGGGCGCAAATTCGACGAGTTTCGACCTCTTGAACTCACCTTTGGAGATGAATATGGAGTTGCGGAAGTCAAGTATGGAAAAACAAG AGTTCTAGCAAAAGCCTCAGCAGAAGTCACCGTGCCATACTCAGACCGTCCCTTTGACGGAGTTTTCACAATCACATCAGAACTCAGTCCCATGGTTGCCCCTTCGTATGAGGTCAACCGCCCTTCGCTCGAGGAGGTTCTTCTCTCCAGGCTTCTCGAGAAAACAATCAGAAGATCTGGTGCGCTAGACACTGAGTCACTATGCCTCATCGCTGGCCAGAAATGTTGGTCTATCAGAGTCGATCTTCACGTCCTCACGCATGACGGAAACCTCACAGACGCGGCTTGTTTAGCAGTTGTTGCAGCTCTTCGACATTTCCGCAAGCCTGATTCCAGCATTGAGGGAGAAAACCTCACCATCTACACACCTGCTGAGCGAGAGCCCGTGCCTCTAAGCTGGCTACACTCCCCTTTCTGTGTCACCTTCAGCTTCTTTGGCGAAGATGGAAGCCAAGTCCTCGTTGATACCAACTGGCTTGAGGAGCAACTGCGAATTTCTCACTGCACGTACAGTCTCAACAAGCATGGCGAGATTTGTCAGATTGCCAAACTGGGAGGAACTTCTCTTGACGCACCACTCTTCATCCAGTGTGCTCAAGGAGCACTCAACCGATCTAAGGAGCTATCTGACCTAGTGGATAGTAAGCTGGCTGAGGACGCAAAGCGAAGGGACAAAGGAGGGCTCATGGCTGAGTTGACAGCCGAGAATGACAGGTGA
- a CDS encoding Pre-mRNA-splicing factor Cwf15/Cwc15 produces the protein MTTAHRPTFDPARGKEALRGPAYHQRLLPAHTQLKYRQAGQGGDADEPTRDLAAELLAAEAAHFTKKNGAPALIDDADEDDETSVSNGAKRALPSAEGEGEDLEAKRRRILAETRAIDADDSEEDDDDDSEDDEDSDDDSDAELQRELDRVRREREERKKKEEAERLKEEEEARERDIALGNPLLNKQDFNMKRRWDDDVVFKNQARGTEDKGKKKEFVNDLLRSDFHRRFMSKYVR, from the exons ATGACTACTGCGCATAGACCTACGTTCGATCCG GCCCGTGGCAAAGAAGCCCTCCGAGGTCCAGCCTACCATCAACGCCTTCTCCCAGCCCACACCCAACTCAAATATCGTCAAGCCGGTCAAGGCGGCGATGCTGACGAACCCACGCGCGATCTCGCTGCCGAGCTTCTCGCTGCTGAAGCCGCCCATttcaccaagaagaacggcGCCCCTGCCCTCATTGACGATGccgacgaggacgacgaaACCAGCGTGTCCAATGGCGCGAAGCGAGCGCTTCCAAGCGCTGAAGGTGAGGGGGAAGATCTAGAGGCGAAGAGACGGCGGATATTAGCAGAAACAAGAGCTATCGATGCCGACGATAGCGAagaggacgacgacgatgacagtgaagacgacgaggatAGCGATGATGACTCTGATGCAGAGCTGCAGAGAGAGTTGGACCGTGTACGAAGAGAgcgagaggagagaaagaagaaagag GAGGCCGAGCGActcaaagaagaggaagaggcccGAGAACGAGATATTGCCCTAGGAaatcctcttctcaacaagcaagATTTCAATATGAAGCGCCGCTGGGACGATGACGTGGTATTCAAGAACCAGGCACGTGGCACAGaagacaagggcaagaaaaAGGAGTTCGTAAAC GATCTCCTCCGTTCCGACTTTCATAGGCGCTTCATGAGCAAGTACGTTAGATAA
- a CDS encoding cation efflux family-domain-containing protein, whose protein sequence is MAQRSRPGQARPGQLLAVRRPEPRDHSSGESVVDSGFTSHPILNGVTLRNSKGKHATQYPAPSPTFPCYPYFPCKTTSRIYCMSLPQAGRPTGAGAGAGVTSPIAGPGAGIGAGATHSHNQSRGFASWGHGHINGHPNVHISQQTKYRGQMTLLRSNIATPHVACLRLRLRALQKASIVAALSTCAYLSASSKLSSYHVSNTASVARPSTNSLPHLAPFRNKLRSPPSLVKTSMSQIRPHTGQGHDHKDGHNHSHGHDHSHSHGILGHHHHHDNAYLTSGNKDDPGVRITRIGLVSNLGMAIAKFAGGWAFNSKAMTADAWHSITDLASDILTLATVTWSLKPPTDKFPMGFGKVESLGSLGVSSMLLAGGLYMGWDSGISLYGHFYPEAAHGILEHVGHGHSHSHGAAALGIPSMHAAWLAAGTILIKEWLYHATMKVARERKSSVLASNAIHHRVDSLTGFVTLAAIMGANAMENAAWLDPVGGLLISIMVIQAGAGNTVAAFRELADQGIDDEIKSSVTKQANKALKNVVEGHEVALREVSGIKSGQNYLVDLEMTVPGAWSVDTTQQVEDAVRTQVGGKVRGVRRVRIRFSPKEATAKARFDDFIPGTVVLPPETEEDASEAEGESNHNHEHHDHHDHKSSGHVHEPNGSHEQGDGLRNRNKH, encoded by the exons ATGGCTCAGCGGTCaaggccaggccaggccaggccaggccagtTGCTGGCTGTCCGGAGACCGGAACCTCGCGATCACTCATCAGGCGAGAGTGTCGTAGATAGTGGGTTCACCTCGCATCCTATCCTCAATGGCGTC ACCCTACGCAACTCCAAGGGAAAACACGCAACCCAATACCCGGCCCCTTCTCCCACTTTCCCGTGTTATCCGTATTTCCCCTGCAAGACAACATCTCGGATATACTGTATGAGTCTCCCGCAGGCCGGGCGTCCCACGGGCGCAGGCGCAGGCGCTGGAGTGACGTCGCCAATAGCTGGACCCGGAGCTGGAATTGGAGCTGGAGCCACGCACAGTCACAACCAGAGTCGTGGCTTTGCCTCATGGGGACATGGACATATCAATGGGCACCCTAATGTCCATATTTCACAACAAACCAAATACCGAGGCCAGATGACCCTTTTGAGATCAAATATAGCAACTCCCCACGTCGCTTGTCTACGTCTTCGCCTACGCGCCCTGCAAAAAGCATCCATTGTCGCCGCCCTATCGACGTGCGCCTACCTCTCAGCCTCGTCTAAGCTCTCATCCTACCACGTATCAAATACTGCCTCCGTCGCTCGCCCTTCGACTAATTCGCTACCACATCTCGCTCCCTTTCGCAACAAACTTCGATCACCACCCTCACTCGTAAAAACTTCAATGTCGCAGATACGACCGCATACTGGCCAAGGCCACGACCACAAAGATGGTCATAATCACAGCCACGGTCATGACCACAGTCATAGCCATGGCATCTTgggccaccaccaccatcacgACAACGCATACCTAACTTCAGGCAACAAAGACGACCCCGGCGTCCGAATCACCCGGATTGGCTTGGTCTCTAACCTGGGTATGGCAATTGCTAAATTCGCTGGTGGATGGGCTTTCAACTCCAAAGCAATGACTGCCGACGCATGGCATAGCATCACAGATCTTGCATCTGATATCTTGACGCTCGCGACAGTCACATGGAGTCTAAAACCACCAACAGACAAATTCCCCATGGGCTTTGGCAAGGTAGAGAGTCTGGGATCACTCGGTGTCTCGAGCATGCTCTTGGCCGGAGGTCTTTACATGGGTTGGGACAGCGGTATCAGTCTTTATGGACACTTTTACCCTGAAGCGGCACATGGTATTCTGGAGCACGTCGGACACGGTCATAGCCATTCCCATGGAGCTGCAGCACTTGGGATCCCGAGTATGCATGCCGCTTGGCTTGCAGCAGGGACCATTCTGATTAAGGAATGGCTTTATCATGCGA CAATGAAGGTTGCCCGGGAACGTAAATCGTCGGTTCTCGCGTCGAACGCCATTCATCACCGAGTCGACAGTTTAACGGGGTTCGTCACTTTGGCAGCCATCATGGGAGCTAATGCAATGGAGAATGCGGCGTGGCTGGATCCCGTCGGCggtcttctcatctccatcatggTTATCCAGGCTGGTGCCGGAAACACAGTTGCTGCTTTTCGCGAACTGGCAGACCAGGgcattgatgatgagatcaagtCTTCAGTGACAAAACAGGCTAATAAAGCATTGAAGAACGTGGTTGAAGGACACGAAGTTGCCCTGCGCGAAGTGAGCGGTATCAAATCAGGCCAGAATTATCTTGTGGACCTCGAGATGACCGTGCCTGGTGCGTGGTCTGTTGACACAACGCAGCAGGTCGAAGACGCGGTGCGGACTCAAGTCGGAGGGAAAGTACGCGGTGTCAGAAGAGTTCGCATCCGATTCTCGCCCAAGGAGGCTACCGCCAAGGCAAGGTTTGACGACTTTATCCCTGGGACTGTGGTTCTGCCACCAGAGACCGAGGAGGATGCGTCTGAGGCAGAGGGCGAGTCGAACCACAATCACGAGCATCACGACCACCATGATCACAAGAGTAGTGGTCATGTTCATGAACCCAATGGCTCCCACGAACAAGGCGATGGTCTCAGGAACAGAAACAAGCATTAG
- a CDS encoding DHS-like NAD/FAD-binding domain-containing protein, producing the protein MPHEPLLARLRVVPETNDALFSIPVLALRIIPVAKFTTIFMTLVITAAPMSKPLLRIPYTDLPLPSVIAPASASTLPGAIAALHRFFVAPSPGDLPASAVVLTGAGLSVASGLADYRGVKGTYKVNKTYRPIYYPEFLKSHESRKRYWARSFLGWSNLQKASPNNGHYAIRDLANLGLIRSVITQNVDSFHPRAHPDLPTLELHGYLRAVVCTSCKNEFSRNEFQEKLATLNPKWAELLERALESGALDTEDPVERRFKGLKVNPDGDVDLPDAPYTTFRYPSCPKCLSSPPKNADGHQHVVQVDTDGAWKLPSTAGILKPAVVMFGESIDNHIKHAAEGAIDNAGKLLVVGTSLATYSAWRLAKRAQDRGMPIAIISMGGIRGEDKFFAGMDPNQEGEQGVRVALSTDDLLPALLSALRNDVAPSEAPTQASLQASFGNRGVFKDMLS; encoded by the exons ATGCCACATGAACCCCTACTTGCAAGGCTGAGAGTCGTCCCTGAAACCAATGACGCGCTCTTCTCCATACCAGTACTGGCTCTAAGAATAATCCCTGTAGCCAAATTTACAACCATCTTCATGACT CTCGTCATCACTG CGGCTCCAATGAGCAAGCCTCTGCTCAGGATCCCTTATACGGACCTCCCCCTGCCTTCAGTAATTGCTCCAGCTTCGGCCTCAACACTCCCTGGAGCTATCGCCGCTCTCCATCGCTTCTTTGTTGCGCCCTCTCCGGGCGACTTACCTGCATCCGCTGTTGTTCTCACCGGTGCAGGCCTTTCAGTCGCTTCGGGTTTAGCAGATTACCGGGGTGTCAAGGGCACTTACAAGGTCAACAAGACATATCGACCTATCTACTACCCAGAATTCCTCAAGAGTCACGAATCTCGCAAACGATACTGGGCTCGAAGCTTTCTAGGCTGGTCTAATCTCCAAAAGGCATCCCCAAACAACGGCCACTATGCTATAAGAGATCTCGCGAATCTTGGTCTGATACGCAGTGTCATTACTCAAAATGTTGACTCGTTCCATCCAAGAGCTCATCCTGATCTACCAACTTTAGAATTACATGGATATTTAAGAGCTGTTGTCTGCACGAGTTGTAAAAACGAGTTCTCCAGAAATGAATTCCAGGAGAAATTGGCCACCCTCAACCCTAAATGGGCCGAGTTGCTCGAGAGGGCCCTCGAGTCAGGGGCATTAGACACCGAAGACCCAGTTGAGCGCAGGTTTAAAGGCCTAAAGGTGAACCCCGACGGCGATGTGGATCTGCCAGATGCTCCCTATACAACCTTTAGATACCCCTCTTGTCCCAAATGCTTATCCAGTCCTCCAAAGAATGCTGACGGACATCAACATGTTGTCCAGGTTGATACAGACGGTGCATGGAAGCTTCCCAGCACCGCGGGAATTCTGAAGCCTGCGGTGGTCATGTTCGGAGAAAGCATTGACAATCATATCAAACACGCTGCCGAGGGAGCCATTGACAATGCGGGAAAGCTTCTCGTTGTTGGAACCTCTCTTGCCACTTATTCAGCTTGGAGGCTTGCCAAGCGAGCTCAGGATCGGGGTATGCCCATCGCCATTATCAGCATGGGCGGAATCAGAGGCGAGGATAAGTTCTTCGCGGGTATGGATCCCAACCAAGAGGGTGAGCAGGGAGTGAGAGTTGCATTATCGACAGACGACCTCCTTCCTGCTCTTCTTTCTGCACTGCGCAACGATGTTGCGCCATCAGAAGCACCAACGCAGGCTTCACTCCAAGCTTCCTTCGGAAATCGTGGTGTTTTCAAGGATATGCTCTCATGA